The proteins below come from a single Shinella zoogloeoides genomic window:
- a CDS encoding DUF2249 domain-containing protein, producing the protein MSDVSTGIAPKVLDVRPILKSGGEPFQEIMQAVQDLAPGQGLKLVAPFRPQPLFRVMEGRGFDHESREIDNGHWEVLFTPQQDAKPVETSADAERPETWPDPSLHLDLADLDPPEPMVRILAALEELDAGAVLFAVLSREPLFLFPELTKRGHQWAGNFDDTGSAYRILVRVGRAKE; encoded by the coding sequence TCGATGTGCGGCCGATCCTGAAGAGCGGCGGCGAGCCGTTCCAGGAGATCATGCAGGCGGTGCAGGATCTTGCGCCGGGGCAGGGGCTGAAGCTCGTCGCCCCTTTCCGCCCGCAGCCGTTGTTCCGCGTCATGGAGGGGCGTGGTTTCGATCACGAGTCTCGCGAGATTGATAACGGGCACTGGGAAGTGCTGTTCACGCCGCAGCAGGATGCCAAGCCGGTCGAGACGTCCGCCGATGCCGAGAGGCCCGAGACCTGGCCGGACCCGTCGCTTCATCTCGACCTTGCTGACCTCGATCCGCCCGAACCGATGGTGCGCATCCTCGCCGCCCTCGAGGAGCTCGACGCCGGCGCCGTGCTCTTCGCGGTGCTCTCGCGCGAGCCGCTGTTCTTGTTCCCGGAACTGACGAAGCGCGGCCACCAGTGGGCCGGCAATTTCGACGATACCGGCTCGGCCTACCGCATTCTCGTGCGGGTCGGCCGCGCGA